The following nucleotide sequence is from Amia ocellicauda isolate fAmiCal2 chromosome 14, fAmiCal2.hap1, whole genome shotgun sequence.
TCTTCAAGGCGCCAACAATACTGAGAGATACATGGGACCTGGGTTCTTCTCTGTGTTGCTTAATTATGGATATTGAAATGGGTGATGTGTGGGGACTTTATGCAAACATACTGATaagtaatacatatataatggatttatctttataatatatatagcgCACAGTGCCTCCATCTaatacacttaaaacacatctcAGAGAGCAGTAAGTAGTTATATTAGGGATTGTCAATAAAATACCGAAGTTGTGAACAGTGTTGCCCAGTAGCCTTCACATTATGCATGAATCCAATATTGAGAGttgcaaaacatttgtttttattttaccaaaactgaattaaaaggaaaataattgcaAGTACATTTACCTGAATGCTTCAACCCAGCTAAGCATTCATCACTGCTTtctcaaaatcaaaataatgagAGACAGCTTACAGTAAAACAATAGATTTTCTTTATAGTGGTACCACTTTCAATtactaaattagcgggggtccCCAGAATAAAACATCAGTCTTTGAATGAGTATTTTATAAGGCCTCTCTCCTCCCGTTGGATGAATCTGGTAAACAGAAAACACATTGTATGTCCAGGAAAATTGTAGATCCttatagttttaaataatagTCCCAAACACAAGTATAGACCCCCTTAGAGAAAAAATCAAAATGTCATTTATCCTCTTCACTTGCAATTGAAACACACATGATTCTCCATCTCTCTAACTAGAGCtcctcttttcttttcattcaaaATCAACCCAGTCGTGCTGTGTACTCACTGACCCAGGACCTTCCCTTTCTCTTGTTCAGTGTCCTCGATACTCGGTCCTCACTCCAAACCCAAATGACCTGAAGTTTGCACATgcactttcattttctttcatgtATTTGTCTGTCTTTCGTTTCGCAAACACTCAGCCCACTCTCCCCTCTTCAGTGTTGTCGTGTCCCTCTTTCAATGCTCCCCCTCACAACACGGCTCCGTCCCGATGGTTCCGGGACACATTTGAGAAGCCCTGTCTTAAACGTgcattaatacaatatttatcaCTGTCAACCCTCAATTTCTATGGCTAATCGAAAATGTAgagttgaaaaaaaatatagtCTCTGTAAAAGCAACGGTACTTCCCAGCCTGGATTGgcggggaggtggggggggtatataattataatcataatcttcatcatcatcatcatcatcatcatcatcatacaaCAGCTGGTTTAAGTGTTCAAGGTGAAATTCATGAACAAAGATAGATTTTTTAAGACCGTGGATTCATGTAGCCCAAATCCCCAGATCAAGCGCTGATGTCAGTGACTGAGAGGCCTCCCGGAATCAGCCCATCTACAGTCTGATGAGGAGGGGAAGGTGTTTAGTTTTGTCTTTTAAAGTTAGTATAAGTATAATAGTACATATTTAGCATAGTTTGGCAGTGATTCCCTACATGGGGAATATTCTCTACACTAGAGCAGAGCAGTACCATGAAATGAGAAATATTCCTTAGGCATGTTTACTGCAGACTAGTCTAGGGGCCAGTAATGGACCagcgcagtacagcacagtgatgTGTGTTGAGCCCATAGGAAACCACAGAGTCAAACAGTGCAAAGACCTGTGGCAAGCTGAGCATGGTAATTGTTCATAAGgagagataataataataataataataataataataataataataataataataataataataataataataattgtcttgGTTGGGATCATTTTAGCAGGTAGGGGCATGAGAACATTATTTAAgaatggtttgtttgtttgtttaaaataatatatcaagGCAATCTGATAATTTCTTGTAGTTGTGTTGCTCTGTCtcagtctctgtgtctctctgcctctctctctctttctctctctctctctctctctctctctctcccagcctCACCAGTTCATTCTGCTAAGCCAGTGagttaacaaatacaaataaaataaacaaaccactagacatggaagagagaaaaacaaaaactcctagtATATTATTAGTAAATGAGTAGTAAATTAAGACATCACAGTAGGATTAGATACCCCACCCGGGTAGCCCACAAGTgttggggcgggggggggggggttgttttgaGTGTCTACACATCCCTGTTATTGCATGGTCTTGATTGAATTAAATATTGTAACAGTTTCTCCTGAACTGTCAAGGAAGGGTTCAAAAACAAGAAACTCGCAACTGTGAACAATACAATGCTCTTTATTTTGTACTTGCACTTACTCTGTAGTGTTTATATATTGACTGGCTGTGTGTATATTCTGAAAGCATTGTTTGATTTTGAGCACAGTCAGGGGTTTTGTGAAAGCAGTttgaagatttgtttttgtgtttaaagtTTTGAGAAAATGTCTTTCTGTTGGGATCCTGATCAGGACTTAATTGAGCAAATCGTTAAATACCAAAAGGTGGTTATAAAAAGAGAACTGGCCCCTTCGGAAGGGGGGGGGCAAGTAAGCGGTTCATGTGtaagtgagagagggagtgagagtgagagtgagagtgactgactgttctgtgttgtgttggAGACCAAGAAGGTGCTGATGGTTTCCTGTACAGCGGAGCTACAAAGACCCAAGTCCCTGAAGAAAGCCAAGCGCAAGAGGGATTACTGGTATTGATTTTTATGTACTTGTTTGGTGCTATTatgtttgtttgggttgggtgCTGAGACTGGCTAAAATGCCGTTGGGGTTCTATTATAAAATCTCCCTATGATTTCCCTTCTTTCTTGCAGTTTGTTTGAATggaacattttgtgtttttatgaatAAACACTGACTCTGAGAAATACCTCATTGAAACTGACTCCACTCCTCTACACTCTGGCTAGTTGTTAGAAATATATTAGCAGACCTCCCTGGGACAATGAAGGTGATATTCACAGGTATATAACCCAATAGTGTATATGCTGTCACCACCTTTATTGTGGCTAATAAAAACTCTGACCTGTCTTTTGGTCAGTCCAATTCATGTTGGGTGCGGTTTACTACACCGCAGGTACATTCTGTGTTGTACTACCGCAACCCACCCTCCCCCAAGGACTGCACTTCGCCAGACCGAACTGAGATCAATAAGGCCAGCGGGGAGCTGCAGTAGATGTTCGAAACACTACAATGAGGGGGCtatatcgtgaaggctcaaCGCATATGTCTTTGCTTCTgggagctacaggggcggcCCCCACTCACCCCAATTGCATAGTTCTTCTACTAGCcgcttcgatgcatgtagaacCGCGAGGATCGGGTGCTTATTTTCACACTATTAATCCTCACTGTGTAGGCTTTCCATGTCCCCAGGTCCCTGTATAATGCTATCACCCTGCTCTCAAAGAGAGGAGCGTTTAAGTCTTCATTTTCCATAGCAGTGCAGCGATGGCTATGAGGACCAGGTTTTATCCCAATCTGGTCACTTACTTAATTGATTGAATTACTGGGCCTAATTAGTCACAGGCCCTCTGTGTGTTCCAGGTACTCAGTGACAAGGATTCAGCCTATAGAAGCTGCAGGACAGCAGCTCTGCAGGAACAGTGTTGGCCGCTGCTGAGTTGGACACATTAGGATCCTTTTAACTCCATCAGTGGCAGTGCATGGGACAGAGACGGAGATGACGCAGATGGTCTTGTTGGTCCTAGACTCCCTCACTGTGTTCTGGCCCTGGTCAGCTGCTGTGAGTGAGCGCAGCTTCAGAGAGCTGGCCTGCACTGACACTCTGTGCTCGTACCAGGGGCCAGGGCGGCTCGCTGCCCCCTCTACACAGCCACACTGAGACGGAGGCTCTCCCTCCTACCAGAGCAAATGGCACCTCCACAGCAGCACTGgagtggagagggagggagagaggggctcCACACTGCAGGGGGAGGTCTGTGTGTGACCTGAGAGGAGCAGAGACACAGGACAGGGTCAGaatcagcaacacacacactacatgcaCTTACACTCACGCACTTACACTCACGCACACATCAAGCACCTTGCAAAAGTGTTCTGGATATTACtgactgatgcacattttctccCATCCCAGCCATTGATCTGTATGAAAGTTGTTGTTGGCCTCACACATCCCTCACCGGTGTCCTCCGGTTGCTCAGTCTGGAGGGACAGCTGATCTAGGCAGTGTCTCGGTGGTACAATGCACCTTCTATTTCTATATGATTGAGTAGTCTGTGCTCACAGGAATATtcagacttttttatttttgtaatcttctcctgacctgtgtttctcagtcactttatccctgacttgccttgaaagctccttggtcttcatggttcaGCCTTTGCTTTAAAAACACTACCTGACCAAGGAACCCCACAGAGACTGGTGTTTTCattctgaaatcatgagaacaagttattgcacacagacagaggccattcaactaattgtgtggCTCGTTAAGGTCATTTTGTGAACCTGAATTAATTGAGCTTTGCCACACAAAGACTTTGGATACTTATTAATCAtgattttaatatgttttattacttatgtttgtatgtgttgtaAAAAATAGGGCATggggacttaaaaaaaaaaaaaagtctgacaGGGTAATAAACTGCACTTCCCAGAGGGCTTAGCACCGACAGAACTGAATAGGAAGGGGAGTTAGAAGATGGGGAACTTTAGTTGGATAGGTTCTCCAGATTAACAAGTTAacaagtttttattattttaatatacgtTGAGTTAAATGTAAATGCTTAGTAAGGCAAGAATTGTAAACctaatattgatttaaaattaaatgtcaatCACGTGTCTGTTTTGGAGCTGATTTCACAGAGAAAAGTTGCTATGTTTTCTAGTCACATTAAAACAAGATTGATTCCTGGTTGTGGTTTTAAAAGCATGCGTTTGTTCTTCACATATTTGATGCTGCTTTGCCATCCTCACAAACAAGCAATAACCTTGACATACAAGAGCTTATTCACACACCCAACAGAAAGAACTGTGGCAGAGTGTaggaacatgtttattttagattttaggAAAGTGATTAATGCCATAGATGTGAAATCTACAAAACATGGTAACAATTCATATTAGAATACAAACATGAATCAACTATAAACACAATGACAGTTATCAGTCACATTAACAGAACTGTACAAAACTGAAACTAACAgcaaataattatttaacaaaacacCAGCACACAGTAAACTGTCAACTAAGTCATCCTGAGTAAGGAttgtactaataataataaagtatgaAGAACTGCACCAGTATTTCACTGGAGTAGTGTAGTTAATGTGTGGTACAGATTAGTGACGTTCACTGCTGGAGAATGGAGTCAGACAGAACTGAGTGAATTTCCCAGACAAACACTGATGTCTAACTGCTGTGCCGGACAAAGATCTGCTCTGATCAGCTGCTTCAGACTCCTGTCACTCAGCAAACTGAATGGGCAGCTGATCATTATTTCTGATGTGCTCACAGGACAAAATGAAACCATTTCTTCTAATCTGCACCAGAAAAACTGTGACAAACATATGACCAAAagcatttcacttttcattgTCTAACATTCTTACAATAACAGGTGTGTCAAAATCAGCAGCTGTCTTCTGGTAGTGCTCAAAATTACTTATAATGAGAGCTAAGGAAAATTAGTACGGACTACTGTGGGAGTGACTactttgggttttgttttgatgtGGAGATCCATAAATAGTAGTCATCCATAAATGACCTTAAGGAAAAAAAGTAGGTGCTGGCAAACTGCTATAATACACAGAGAACTGATGCATAGAACTATTAACATAAATGTTTTGTAGCctaatttgaatttaaaaatcCAATCCAGTATAGACTCTCTAGTACAAATACACTGTTGAGATATAAGGCTGCTTGCCTAACTGAAACTCTCCCCAGTCTGGGAGCAGCCGTACGGTTTATCCTCTGTGTGACTGAGGTAGTGACGTTTAAGGTTTCCTGCCCGagtgaaactcttcccacagtGGGAGCAACTGTACGGTTTCtcccctgtgtgaatgcgctggtgtaaTTGAAAGCTGCTTGCATGAcggaaactcttcccacactggaaGCAGTAGTACGGTTTCTCCCCCGTGTGAATGTGCTTGTGTGTTTGAAGGCTGTATAAATGACGGAAGTCCTTCCCACACTGAGAGCAGCTGTACTGTTTCTCCCCTGTGTGAATGTGCTGGTGAGTTTTAAGGTATGCTGCCCGaatgaagctcttcccacactcgGGGCAGCTGTACGGTTTCtcccctgtgtgagtgtgctggtgGGTTTTCAGGTGTGCTGCCCgagtgaagctcttcccacactgggggcAGCTGTACGGTTTTTCCCCCATGTGAATGCGTTGGTGAGTTTTAAGGTGTGTTGACCGAGTGAAGCACTTCCCACACTGGGGGCAGTTGTACGGTTTCTCCCCTGTGTGAATGTACTGGTGGTTTTTAAGGTGTACTGCCCGAGTGAAGCTCTTCTCACACTGGGGGCAGCTGTACGGTTTCTCCCCCGTGTGAACGCGCTGGTGAATTTTTAGGTGTGTTGACCGAGCAAAGCACTTCCTACACAGGATGCAGCAGTGCACGCTTTTCCTTGCAAAACTGCATTGGTGTTTTTTTAAGCTTGCAAAGTTACTATACGTTTTCTCACACTGGGGGCAGTGATGGCAGCCCTGATGTTTCCTAGTTGTGTTTGAGGAGGGAGAGTCAGAGCTGGAGGGTCTAGGACACAGCTGTCTGCCCTGTGATGGGCTCTCACCCCTCACTGCACTGTCACAGCCTCCACTGAGCCCAGTCCTCAAGGCACCAGAGTCAGTGTCACATCGTCCATCTACCGGAAGCTGCGGCTCCAGTTTACAGAGGCCTCCAGTAATAGTCTCTATTCTAAGATCACAGGGTTCCTCTTTCACAGCCGTATGCATTTCCCACTCCAGCTCACTGTCCTCTGTCTTAATGTGGACAGACGCCACACTGGGCTCACACTGTGTACTGGTAGAGTCCGGCTCAGCACCTGCTGCACTGTGTCCACACTCAGATCCCTGTGTCCCGAGTGCCTGTGTTAAATCCACAGTCTGTGGCTCTGTAATGGGGCTGAATTCCACTCCACtgagctcctcctcactctTTCCCAGAGTCTTGGAGAGAGCTGGCCTCTACATCTCCTAGAGGAGGACACGACGGGAGAATAGATCAGAATAGCATCCAGGCAGTGTGTATAATGTATCCATACTAAAAACAACCTAGTTACAAAATTAACACCACAAGCAAACAGTCCCATGTGTAAAAGCGATGCGGGCCATTCGTAGTACAAATGTGCAGCAACAACAGGGCTGTGATGTGAATGCACTCATAACTCTTTCAAACATCTACAGACATGAGAGTGACAGAAACCAAAGATACATAAATAGGGTGTATGCAAATTCAAATTCAGCAAATGTTCTGTTAGACATAGATTCGAATTTAAGACCTACATTTTGATTCCATTAAAAGTTCAACATTCCATCTAAGACTAAACCAAATCATACATCATTAACATCATATACAACAATGACAAAATATAATCAGTCTATATAAGCAGACATACACACTCATAAGTGCAACTGATCAATTGTATGAACAAGACATACCCCAAGCTGCATAGTTTAGCAAGGCCATACAACACTTGCAAACTGTAGATTGTTTGAATGCATTCAGTAATTTTAAAGCAAGTCACCTTCCCTCCATGGTTTGGTAAATAAAGTTCTAATTCTTTGTTTAACCGGGACCAGCGAAATAGACTTTTACGTAACTtactttatttgtttaaaaaggtGTTACACCGACTTATGGTATCACACTTATGAATCAAGCTTTTaagttataattttttttttattaaaatgtgaaatatatatgGATAGTTCACAAGATTCACAAGAAACCAAAAATACCAGACGTACAAGCATGTTAATGAGCTCGTGAGTGAGACGGTTTCATCTAGGActgcaaataaatacagatgtGCACAATTCAGAATAGCAACTGGATGGTGAAATGCAAAAAATCATTTTTGCAAAAACAGCAAGGATGGGGTAGTTGGAGGAATTGAGTTGAATTGAGGTTAATGAACAAAAACTGTACAGATAGGTTAGATATGTTGAGAGTGATTTATAGGAGTGTAAATATATAGTCTTCAGAATGGTTTAATTTACCgtggtgttttttatttacaggaAGTTTTCATTAAACTGTGAAGGGAAAGGCAGCGTTCACGACATGCATACTTTGCGCAGAATCTGCACAGACTCTGCAACAAACCTGTCCAAGTGAGCTGCCTGCGTGAACTCACGTCACCACGTCACGCATccacacactatacaaaagtaTACACAGCGCGCAGCCGCTCCACAGGAACTGCGCTCAACAGCCACGACTGCACAGCACTGGAGCTCAGTGTGACAAAGACGTGCGAGTCAGTCAGAGACAGAGCTCCCTGCACGGGCAGCGCCACCAGGTCAGGGGGTGTGAATCGCCCTTGAGTCATGTCATGAAGGATCTTATGAATTTCATGCTAGATACTGCAAAGCacaacataaataatattttaaaaattgacagttcaacaataaaagaatatgcatgttttagtgGTTAACCTAATTGTCACGTATTATGTGCATTTGTAAGTTGCACACCTGGCAAGGAAATCCGTAATACATCAAAAATGTTTCACgtgtatttctttcaaatcaTACATTTAATGTAGATTCGAAACCCGTGcaaatataatattgtacaaaaaaaaaaaccttaagcGTCCCAACAATGAGCAGGAATAAAACATTctacaaatgtaaaatgtatgaaaGTGTGGTAAAGCTATTTAATCTGATATGAACTGATTAAATGGCCCATTTTCTGATTACACTAAAGTATGAAGCTGGTGGAGCACGAAGGGAACTTCGATCGCATTAACTTCTGTGAATAGGACTGATTTCTCTCAGCACCGACTGAGAGTCTGCAGCTCCAGGGCCAAAGCTGTCCACGCTCCGTCTGCGCAGACCGTGACGTCACACGCAGACTCCCGTCTGCAATCTGGCcggtgtaggatacaatagttCCCGGACATACATACCTTCCCACCCCCTTTCTGGTTCCGTCTCTTACATTTCTACGCAATGCTACGTATGCGTATTTTTAAACACGCCAACTCATATGAGCAAACCTCGTTTCCCAGCGGCGACTGCGTATTGACCTCGAAACTCCGGCAATACTGTGGAGTACTGGAAGCAAACGTATAATATAGTCTGTGTTAAACTCATGTCTGCACAGCGAAACAGAAGACACGTTCGTTTCCCAGCCGGACTTTTCGTACTTTTGTGTGAAAAGTAATTTTCCGAATAACATAGCAAACAATTATGTAAATTTACAGCGGCTCACGGatgatgcatttaattaataagtAATTCATATTAAGATGAATAAAGAGAATATTCTGTCACAATACTGTAAAAACGCTGTACAATTCCATGCAGTGATATGTAGACACAGAAATTACAAAAATCGAtcatatttatttgtacataGCTTTTTTAAAAGGATCATGTCGTATAATACAGCATCAGATTAAAGGTTGTTTTACATTGGGCCACATTCCTATACATTCTATTAAATTAACGATAGTGATACATTTAAATCAGGAAAATAATTTGGATGATTTGAATTAAACACGTTCAAACCATTAGTTACATGTATTAAATGCAATAAGATGTTGTATGTCATTGCATGCAGTACTGTATTCAATAAAAGGGAGGCAGGGTGGGGTGCGTTATTTTTAGATGTACAATTCAATATTATGGCTACAGGCATGTGGAAAGTATGGGTAGAttctgtaatttattaatattaaaggcCACATTGTATGCGTACATTTGCATTGACAAAACCTCAGCTCTTTTacacattatatacacatatacacatcaAGTATAAGCTTTAATTTTAGatcttaatttaattgtaacttatttgtatttttatatattaaaaaaaactttaaataaacgaCCTAACATAAATCTGTATTAATTTTATAACATTCATGGTAGGAAACTGCGCTTACGTTTTAAAGTAGAATAATTAATTCGCAGCGGTATGATGGatgctgattattaaataagttTTTCCAGGAGTTTCGAAGTCAATACGCAGTGGCCGCTGGGAAATGAAGTTTGCTCATATGAGTTTTTGTGTTTAACAATACGCATGCCTAGCATTGTGTAGAAATCTAAAGCACGGAACCGGAAAGGGGGCTGGGAAGTTTTGTATGGCCGGGAACTATTGTATCCAACACCTGCCATACAGAAGTGTCGTGAACGCTGCAAAAGTTCAACACAGCGCGATCTGATTACATAATTACTGCGTCGTAAATTCGTGTGTTCTGTTAATCTACACTCAAAGTAATTATTTCCGCAGTACATACTTCAGTGTAACTTTAGTGCCGCAGTATTTAGTATGCGGGTTTGGACGTTGCGCTGAGCGGACAGGCGTTTctgacgaaatgcagaggagagaCGCGCCATTGCATCTTGCCATTTAATTTATAatcatattttatgtatatatcgCGTATCTTTAAAAAGgtaaacattaataaaataaacacgtcACCAAGGgtcgctctgtctctctcctctatctcggcTTATCAGCCTCCACCTCAGCGGCTCGTCTCCTCTCGGTGCTCCGCCCCCCGCGCTGCCATTGGGCAGTGGTCTCTGCTCACGTCTCTCGCGAGAACCTGTCAGATAGCTCTGATACATGGACGCAGACCGGTAATCAATCTACTGCATCATTTATCTAACAATATGTGAAGCCATTTTGTAAGCATAGTTGTAGTGGAGGATAGTTGTATAAATGGAGTattaaaaaactgaatttagAACATACTACAATTACTTGTGAAAAATGGCTTCCACGCATGCTCAGTGCAATGTTTACGTAAGTGCGGAATGACGGAAGTCAAGCGGACGTAAATCGTGGAATGACTGAGCAGTCAGTGCACTTCACACACGTTAACACAGAGAGTAACAATGAAAAGATTATCAAAACTGTCAGATGCACAGGGGCGATAATAAGAGAGGagcaggaaaaaaacacaaaacaatgggATGTCATCATAATCGTTTAGGACAGATTAGTCAATCCAGGATTGACAACATCTATGCGATCAGCGGCCAGCAGCCCTGTCTCCAGCGCAGATCAATCATCATAAAGCCAGGCAGTAAAGGGGATCTTTTATTCTGTTAACTTTGTCATAGTTTGCGCTTCCTTTAAAAATATCGGTCCACTTCCACCTTCCTCTGTCACAAATAAGTTGTACTATAAAAACGTAAATGTACGTTTACTATTATGTTTTTATCTAAATACTGACGTAGTTTCATGATGATTAAATTATTAGAAAgtagttattttaattaattccacTGTCTGTCAAAGGGGTTACTCATAATATTATTCTTTTTAAGATGCTTTAACCTGGTTTTATGGAAAGTTTAATTGAATTACCTTTAATTTTAATGGAGATATTAactttttaaaagtgttttgTATCACAGTTTTTGTTCAACTTCAATTGTAAATCAATGGAAGAAAATAGTATAATTATCTGTTTATTGTCGATAACTTCCTTAATTGTGTACTGCATTTATGAACGTGTGTTCACGTTTCTAACGGTATTGACCAATTGAGTGATTATTTCATTAACTGGTTTTGAGTCTTTGCATGTCAAGCGCTCTGCTTTTAAACGGAAGGGTCTTATTTAAAGGTGATgatgaaatatgaataataaatcatttgaaaatcaatgttagtACAATCTTTCACAAAGTGATTTCCAATGCATTCTTTTGATaatctatatttaaaataatgcctTCTGTACACACACATGCTACACACAGCTAGCTAATAATTTCGCCATAGTTTTTATCATCAGTGCTAATGTGTGCTTgccaattgtttttgttagtaaataaataattttgtattagtaTTGCTATTATGTATTGTTCTTCGTAGTAATATACGAAGCACAAAAGCAACATTTACTagcaataaacaaagcaaattgCTGTAAATATaagaaattaatgtaatattctAATATTTTTGTCGAGGGGGGCACCATCCCCAAGTCTCGCCTAGGGCGGAAAAAGTGCCAGAGTCGGCcctgcagtacagttcagtgtgtaataaaataaaaagtgcagtagagtaaagtattgtattgtattgtgctgtgctacaggATTCAGCTTCAGAAACAGGCAATATGaaacacagacaggcaggcaatTAGCGTAAAAAAGGGGGACTTTGACAGGTCCAGGATGGTATAGCTGTTATATCAGCACACCTACAGTCTTATGAGGAGGGGGATTTGTTTTTCGTTTATTCTTGGTCTGGGGAATCCTTGAAACAAGGATATTAAAGCAGTCTGAATGGGTCCAGTAAGAGAGAGTGCTGTTGAGTGCTGGTGCCCCAACATTAGTCCTGCTTTAggatttattatacatttttatttaatcttaatTTTATAGATTTTCTGGGtttggtttgatttgttttcgCTACAACCAaccaataaattacattttttatatggACAGTTTGCCGACTTCATAAGATCTGTTCCTACCTTCAAAACACCTTGCCTCATGGCCGACCACATATGGTGTGAGTGGTGGGATAAGCCAGCGCTGCATGGAACAGAAGTTTCAGAAGATAACCATGGAAATCgttcctaataataataataataataataataataataataataataataata
It contains:
- the LOC136767588 gene encoding zinc finger protein 436-like → MHTAVKEEPCDLRIETITGGLCKLEPQLPVDGRCDTDSGALRTGLSGGCDSAVRGESPSQGRQLCPRPSSSDSPSSNTTRKHQGCHHCPQCEKTYSNFASLKKHQCSFARKSVHCCILCRKCFARSTHLKIHQRVHTGEKPYSCPQCEKSFTRAVHLKNHQYIHTGEKPYNCPQCGKCFTRSTHLKTHQRIHMGEKPYSCPQCGKSFTRAAHLKTHQHTHTGEKPYSCPECGKSFIRAAYLKTHQHIHTGEKQYSCSQCGKDFRHLYSLQTHKHIHTGEKPYYCFQCGKSFRHASSFQLHQRIHTGEKPYSCSHCGKSFTRAGNLKRHYLSHTEDKPYGCSQTGESFS